In one window of Hevea brasiliensis isolate MT/VB/25A 57/8 chromosome 10, ASM3005281v1, whole genome shotgun sequence DNA:
- the LOC110639523 gene encoding plasmodesmata-located protein 1 isoform X1: MGLQIRALYLPCLNLPLITILGIFVLVTGAADYTNLVFKGCAQQKFQDPSGIYSQNLKNLMESLVSQSSQKSFSTTTSGDGQNAIVGLYQCRGDLTTPQCYTCVSKIPDMVKKLCGQVIAARVQLNGCYLKYEISGFKQVSETELLFKVCGSTQATGTGFEGMRTAAFDSMVNGLKNGFYTGNNQTVFVLGQCEGDLSSDDCGNCVKSAVESVKTQCGDSVSGQVYLLKCFISYSYYPNGVPTIDSGSGKEVVGTKQHTSRTVAIAVGGIAAFLFLIVCLMFIRSLFKKRRVSKQYDGWN; this comes from the exons ATGGGTTTACAAATAAGAGCTCTCTACCTTCCATGTCTTAACCTGCCGCTGATCACAATTCTTGGGATTTTTGTGTTAGTTACCGGTGCTGCAGATTACACAAATTTGGTTTTCAAAGGTTGTGCACAACAAAAATTCCAAGACCCATCTGGGATCTACTCTCAAAACCTCAAAAACCTCATGGAGTCTTTAGTTTCTCAATCGTCACAGAAAAGTTTCTCCACAACAACTTCTGGGGATGGCCAAAATGCCATAGTTGGTCTATACCAATGCAGAGGCGATCTCACAACACCACAATGCTACACATGTGTCAGCAAAATCCCAGACATGGTTAAAAAACTCTGTGGCCAAGTCATAGCAGCCAGGGTTCAGCTAAATGGGTGTTATCTTAAGTATGAGATTTCGGGTTTTAAGCAGGTCTCTGAGACTGAGTTGCTATTCAAGGTTTGTGGGTCAACTCAGGCTACTGGGACTGGGTTTGAGGGGATGAGGACTGCTGCCTTTGATTCTATGGTGAATGGTTTAAAAAATGGTTTTTACACTGGGAATAACCAGACGGTCTTTGTTTTGGGCCAATGTGAAGGTGATTTGTCAAGTGATGATTGTGGAAATTGTGTGAAAAGTGCTGTAGAGAGTGTGAAAACTCAGTGTGGTGATTCAGTTTCTGGGCAAGTATATCTCCTCAAGTGCTTTATTAGCTATAGCTACTACCCAAATGGAGTGCCCACCATTGATTCAGGATCAGGTAAAG AGGTAGTAGGGACAAAGCAGCACACATCGAGGACAGTGGCCATTGCAGTCGGAGGAATAGCAGCTTTCCTGTttctaattgtgtgtttgatgttTATAAGGTCGCTCTTCAAGAAGCGTAGGGTTAGTAAACAATATGATGGTTGGAATTGA
- the LOC110639541 gene encoding mitochondrial import receptor subunit TOM9-2, whose translation MASQSRKGGVSLPARRGSKPKSEPTILAKLTNSEIVSKGKRATCDAVFVTKKLLRSTGKAAWIAGTTFLILVVPLIVEMDREQQLNELEIQQQSLLGAPPVGAPQK comes from the coding sequence ATGGCCTCCCAGTCACGAAAAGGCGGAGTGTCACTGCCGGCAAGGCGAGGCTCAAAGCCGAAATCAGAGCCCACTATCCTTGCCAAGCTCACTAACTCTGAAATCGTGTCTAAAGGCAAGCGAGCTACATGCGACGCTGTTTTCGTTACTAAGAAGCTCCTACGCAGCACCGGCAAGGCTGCGTGGATCGCCGGTACCACCTTCTTAATCCTGGTGGTGCCTCTTATCGTTGAGATGGACCGCGAGCAGCAGTTGAACGAGCTCGAGATCCAGCAGCAAAGCCTCCTCGGAGCCCCGCCTGTTGGGGCACCCCAAAAGTGA
- the LOC110639523 gene encoding plasmodesmata-located protein 1 isoform X2: MGLQIRALYLPCLNLPLITILGIFVLVTGAADYTNLVFKGCAQQKFQDPSGIYSQNLKNLMESLVSQSSQKSFSTTTSGDGQNAIVGLYQCRGDLTTPQCYTCVSKIPDMVKKLCGQVIAARVQLNGCYLKYEISGFKQVSETELLFKVCGSTQATGTGFEGMRTAAFDSMVNGLKNGFYTGNNQTVFVLGQCEGDLSSDDCGNCVKSAVESVKTQCGDSVSGQVYLLKCFISYSYYPNGVPTIDSGSEVVGTKQHTSRTVAIAVGGIAAFLFLIVCLMFIRSLFKKRRVSKQYDGWN, from the exons ATGGGTTTACAAATAAGAGCTCTCTACCTTCCATGTCTTAACCTGCCGCTGATCACAATTCTTGGGATTTTTGTGTTAGTTACCGGTGCTGCAGATTACACAAATTTGGTTTTCAAAGGTTGTGCACAACAAAAATTCCAAGACCCATCTGGGATCTACTCTCAAAACCTCAAAAACCTCATGGAGTCTTTAGTTTCTCAATCGTCACAGAAAAGTTTCTCCACAACAACTTCTGGGGATGGCCAAAATGCCATAGTTGGTCTATACCAATGCAGAGGCGATCTCACAACACCACAATGCTACACATGTGTCAGCAAAATCCCAGACATGGTTAAAAAACTCTGTGGCCAAGTCATAGCAGCCAGGGTTCAGCTAAATGGGTGTTATCTTAAGTATGAGATTTCGGGTTTTAAGCAGGTCTCTGAGACTGAGTTGCTATTCAAGGTTTGTGGGTCAACTCAGGCTACTGGGACTGGGTTTGAGGGGATGAGGACTGCTGCCTTTGATTCTATGGTGAATGGTTTAAAAAATGGTTTTTACACTGGGAATAACCAGACGGTCTTTGTTTTGGGCCAATGTGAAGGTGATTTGTCAAGTGATGATTGTGGAAATTGTGTGAAAAGTGCTGTAGAGAGTGTGAAAACTCAGTGTGGTGATTCAGTTTCTGGGCAAGTATATCTCCTCAAGTGCTTTATTAGCTATAGCTACTACCCAAATGGAGTGCCCACCATTGATTCAGGATCAG AGGTAGTAGGGACAAAGCAGCACACATCGAGGACAGTGGCCATTGCAGTCGGAGGAATAGCAGCTTTCCTGTttctaattgtgtgtttgatgttTATAAGGTCGCTCTTCAAGAAGCGTAGGGTTAGTAAACAATATGATGGTTGGAATTGA
- the LOC110639523 gene encoding plasmodesmata-located protein 1 isoform X3: MGLQIRALYLPCLNLPLITILGIFVLVTGAADYTNLVFKGCAQQKFQDPSGIYSQNLKNLMESLVSQSSQKSFSTTTSGDGQNAIVGLYQCRGDLTTPQCYTCVSKIPDMVKKLCGQVIAARVQLNGCYLKYEISGFKQVSETELLFKVCGSTQATGTGFEGMRTAAFDSMVNGLKNGFYTGNNQTVFVLGQCEGDLSSDDCGNCVKSAVESVKTQCGDSVSGQVYLLKCFISYSYYPNGVPTIDSGSGKD; the protein is encoded by the exons ATGGGTTTACAAATAAGAGCTCTCTACCTTCCATGTCTTAACCTGCCGCTGATCACAATTCTTGGGATTTTTGTGTTAGTTACCGGTGCTGCAGATTACACAAATTTGGTTTTCAAAGGTTGTGCACAACAAAAATTCCAAGACCCATCTGGGATCTACTCTCAAAACCTCAAAAACCTCATGGAGTCTTTAGTTTCTCAATCGTCACAGAAAAGTTTCTCCACAACAACTTCTGGGGATGGCCAAAATGCCATAGTTGGTCTATACCAATGCAGAGGCGATCTCACAACACCACAATGCTACACATGTGTCAGCAAAATCCCAGACATGGTTAAAAAACTCTGTGGCCAAGTCATAGCAGCCAGGGTTCAGCTAAATGGGTGTTATCTTAAGTATGAGATTTCGGGTTTTAAGCAGGTCTCTGAGACTGAGTTGCTATTCAAGGTTTGTGGGTCAACTCAGGCTACTGGGACTGGGTTTGAGGGGATGAGGACTGCTGCCTTTGATTCTATGGTGAATGGTTTAAAAAATGGTTTTTACACTGGGAATAACCAGACGGTCTTTGTTTTGGGCCAATGTGAAGGTGATTTGTCAAGTGATGATTGTGGAAATTGTGTGAAAAGTGCTGTAGAGAGTGTGAAAACTCAGTGTGGTGATTCAGTTTCTGGGCAAGTATATCTCCTCAAGTGCTTTATTAGCTATAGCTACTACCCAAATGGAGTGCCCACCATTGATTCAGGATCAGGTAAAG ATTAA